aagaaccagtggtccatggacattaatatttggtacagttaccaagaaccagtaggtccatggacattaatatttggtacagttaccaagaaccagtggtccatggacattaatatttggtacagttaccttaagaaccagtggtccatggacattaatatttggccaccaatccagtttcctgatatttatatgtacttaatttctacgccggggaaatacacgaagcaaagcttgaaggcttacaaaagtcttgacgcttggtccgacttcaaggcaggatttgttgtagaaattaaagtgatgagaacACCGAacattatgatttgaccgtttaacgttagctacccaagaatccaacattacctgatacaaaataggaaccacaaatccacgtttcggtgcctggaatccagttgtttctgtgaattgcagcgatccatttgtctctcttaagcttatttttcagcagtctgtaaaacaataactctgatttcttgctaaatctatgagtacagtcgatcgcacaacagctctttcccattttagatgttttccagttgctcaaactgaaagtttacgctgccactcagtctttctgacactcagtctttctgacactcagtctttctgacacttagtgggcgtaacccgctgtgaagtcgtaTCTGTGACGCCATCATTCAAATATGAATCGTTGgtggcaggatttgaacctgcgcaaGGATTCCCCAGAGGATTtagaagaatagaatagaatactttattgtcattatacatgggtacagtgagattaaaagcagcatcacctctccagtgcaagacagtaagcaatataagaaatataagaatataagaaatataaataatataaaaaaggttaaggtgcattttgaaTAGTGAAATCAAGACCTGAGATCCTATCTACAGATAATAACATATAACTACACATGTGGTGCAATATTGCACACATAGTCTGGGAAAAGgtattgcacggtaaaaacaGTAATTGTACATGAAGACATTCACATTTTGTTCAGGGCGGTTATGGCTTtagggaaaaagctgtttttcagtctgttagattttgacctgatgactctgtagAGTCCGTCGCTgcaaccactcggccacaacaaccactcaCATCAGCAGATCAGCAGATGTTTTTGTTAGCAAGTTTATCTGAGCTGGTAGATGACTCTGATTATCaagatccgattcgattccgatattgatttgggttagtgttattaaaacagttttttgagctgttgcatgaatgatatgactgtagttctgcaacatattaatactagtattgtattatattaagattaaacagcaagtatagcaagtacagatccagggcagcaaacagagacggatgaaatcagttttattttttcccacattccgtttttatttgttccattttcagtctatttttgtttttaatttttgagcatttggtttttagctttttttgcaAATCTaatcccaagacagtatataaagtaaagaaatatagacaatttatgcaattataacctaacactttaatgttttcatacctttaaacatatttaaaggcaaaaatatggcaccagttattctcgtgtccaacaaaacattccttttttggggataaacaaaaaaataaccaaaagttgtaatgtaatgatgaaaaaaaatgcataaaaaaaatcgatctttagacatatgaatcgatttttaggaattaatatgagaatcgatttagaattgggaaatcgatttttttcaacacaggcctaagtgTGTCCCTGATCTTTGGTCCTGCAGGTGCCGtcgctgcttcttcttcttctcctgccTCACCTGGACCCTGAGGAGGCTCCGGTCAGACATCAGCTCCTGAAGGCAACGGATCCAAATGAGCCGGCCGTCCCAGCGGAAACTCACCCACGCTGCTGACCACAACGGTGTGAGCGTCATCCAGAGCCAGGCGCACACCGCCGCGTCCCCCTCGTCCCCGCCGGCGCCCGTGGCCGGACTGCAGCAGGTCCCCCAGCTCGTCCCCGCCAACCCTTCCTCCGCCGGTGGCGGCAAGGCCTCGCCCCCCAGCAAGATGAAGAAGCCGTCCGCCGACAAGGACAGCGACGAGTACCGGCAGCGGCGCGAGCGCAACAACCTGGCGGTGAAGAAGAGCCGCATGCGCAGCAAGCAGAAGGCGCTGGACACGCAGCAGCGCGTCAACGAGCTCAAGGAGGAGAACGAGCGGCTGGAGGCCAAGATCAAGCTGCTCAGTAAGGAACTGAGCGTGCTCAAGGACCTGTTCCTGGAACACGCCCACAACCTGGCGGACAACGTGCAGCCGCCCCCCGCCGCCGCCGAGGGCGCTAGCCCCGCCCCCAACAGCAGCACTGGCCAATGAGAGGAGGAGGCGGGGCCACGGGACTCACGGATCCACACACTTTTAACTCTTGTCTTCTGGAAACGAGCTTCTtcattttgcttttcttttctgttatcACTCATTACCGAATTCACCACCTCTCCTGACCCAAACCCGGCACCAGGAAATGACTCGCTTTGATCCGCCTACCAGTCCTGGGGAAACTTCTTCTGAATTTGGTTGAACCCTGTAGCGTTGTGGCCGATCAGACTTGTTTTTATTGGACGGCGACTGGTCATGTGACCGCGGGTCCGGGGGAGCGCGGCGACCGCAGCACAGGCGCCGTTCCCTCCTCCCGTCCACCCAACTCTGCCGTCTCTTTTCTATCTCGTGAATCTTGTTCTGATGttcagagtttttttaaactaaagtcactacatgttgttgttttggaagaCTCTTCAGctgtctttgtttgtgtttttgcaccAAAGGTTGGCCAGGACGCCTGATTTCAGACCTAAACTGAAAGGCCGGCGTGTTGAACTGGGACTTGATGGACATTAAGAGCTGGTTTTAGTCCCGACACGCACCAACCGGGCAGAATTATCCTTCAGTGTGTGGTTTTCACCCGGGGTCCAAGCAGTGCAGCTACTGGAACCGTCGTTTTCAACGTTATTGTTATGATTATTGTTgtaggtatttttttaatcattctaCTTTTGGACAAAGTCCTTGAGCAGCCGAGTTAGACGTCCTAACGTCCTCTGACTGTGGGCAGTGTTGCAGTCGGCCTCTACGTGGCGTTAAAGTACGAGAGCTCGTTTTACGGTATGTACCAGAACAAAAGTGTTCTTTCCTCAGGTTCCCGTCGAGCTCCCAGATCCAGCCCGGCAGCACCTGCTCATTCCAGCCCTGAAAACGTTCCCGTCAGCTTCCAAAAGCTGACCGAGACAAACGGCTCAGAGCTGCACAAACGTGGAGTAGCTGCTCTACACGCCGTTGGGATGAACGGGCGGATCGGACAATCGGCTTAAAGATAACGTCCCAACTCGGGATACATTTACAATACATTTTATTGGCCCGACAATTCCCAGTAATTCTGAACCAGCTGAATTTGATTTTCGTTAGTGGGGGACGGGGCTGGGGGGGGTGGAGCTGCTTGGATCCCGACGATCGCCGGCgttggttttatttaagtgttTAAGTTGCACATGTTAAATGTTAGTGTTGGAACATGTGAGACCTCCGTCTCCCGCCTCCCCCACACCACCAGGCCCCAGCAGGCCCCACCAGGCCCCAGCACACTGCAaacactcaaaatcttaccaggaatatttgtcttatttctagttaaaatgtctaatttttagtcaaacttaaaacaagagtcattacatgaaaaataacttatgacaattttcacctttttcaagtaaattttcacttgaaataagtagaaaaatctgacaagatttatcttcttattataagcaaagaaatcttgttccactggcagatttttcaatttattctaagtgaaaatctacttgaaacaggtgaaaattgttgttttttccagtgatgagtcttgttttaagtgtaatgagattttttttgactaaaaattagaaattttaactagaaataagacaaatattcttaagattttgagtttttgcagtgcaggtcCCACTAGGCCCCAGCAGGTCCCAGCAGGTCCCAGCAGGCCCCAGCAGGCCCCAGGTCCTGAAACGACTCCTCGGTACTCCTTGACTACAAGTCCCCACAAGTCCCTGGTTGTTGACGCAGAgctttattaaaaatattactGAAAATCCAGGAAACagcagttttttgttgtttttatctccAGAAAAGaagtaagaataataataatataatgccCTGAGGGAAATTATGTTGTTGACGTAGAAATGGAGAATGAATCGGAAAACAGTGGCtcaataaaaatgtatataaaacctaatttaataataaaaataagaacattAATGTAATGAAACAGAGGATTCATGAAGCCTGCAGCGACGCCATGAGGTGAACCTCTTCTCTTTTGTCTGTGTTTCCCTCTAATCCTCtggatttaaaaatgttttatttccatttccAGTTCTGACTCCAAAACGATATGATTCCAAAAATCAGGGGTTTGTTTTTCTGGGCTGTTgttcttattatttttggtgATGTGTGTAAAGTTACTGGAGGCCGAAGTAACCGGGACATTGACGAGATTCAACCTTCCAAGAAGGTTCTGAATTATTCACCAAGAGGACCTCTTCAAAAAGCAGCTTTAAAATGAATATGTGAGGTGTCAAAAGTAAATCTCTTTAGTTTTCTGTGATCTAACTCCAGCATTCATGGTGGTGTTGGACCGGGCCAGGACTGGGACGGCACCTCCGTCAGAGCTGAACTGAGTGGGACGTTTGTGTAGAATAAAGGCCGGGATTTGTTCCAACACATCTGTACGTTTGGCTGTTCTTCCAGTGGACGTCGTCGCGGGAGCGGCTCGTCTTTTTCACTTTTCTACCGGTGGTTTTTGTACTCTTCTACTCCAGCAGCATGTTCTAAAGGGAATTGTGTGCATGAGTAACTAacgtggggagggggggtgtgGTCTCAATGTTGCTGGGCAGCATTTTTCTGTCACTCAGCTATTTTCTATCAGCACTGGGGGGGGCGGGGTTTGGGTGGTGGTGATTAAAACTCAGTCTCAAAGTCCAGCAGTGTCCCGATTCTTCAATCCTGACCCGGTGGTGGACTCACGGACGTCTCTGTGGGGGGGGACGACATTAAGGGTTATTAACAAACATGAGGTCCCAtgtggcgcttttatactagtacaggggtcggcaacctgcggctctagagccgcccttgtggctccctggaggtttttaaaaaaagtttgaccttttttttcctttttttttcttcttttttccttttctcttttcttcttttcttccttttttttcttcttttcttttttttattttttcttctttttttcctttttttctcttttattcttcctttttcctttcctttttaatctcgacattttgacttttttctcgaagttttgacttttctcaacatttcgacttttttctcgaaattttgacttttttctcgaagtgcataatgaaaaaaaaagttatagtTATAAAAAgttatagaaacatgcagcatgtgtcgccttcattctaaggctgatacaagacttttcattttctccggctccaaacatatttgttttttgtgtttttggtccaatatggctctttcaacattttgggttgccgaccactggtctagaacctactcagcgcgactccactcgccttgtccttgtttgtttttagacactaAAGACACTGAGgattggagtgaagctgctgtgacgtatttgattgtgtatctaaatgaaggagacaacaacactaaagatgtagaacctggaggagatgatagatgtgctgctgggtctgtggcttgtgtttgatatcaagttataaaatgagagtgagagaagattcaagcagcaacgctttttttcttgtttgattGTCTCTGTGctactgaaaagtcagctggagccgtgagcagctatgaagagacagagctcctggtagatctggtcgttccttatctccgtctagatcctttttaattctctcctcagcaccaggtttatgaacatctgaccctcagagttggatcagaaacagacttttgctgctattgctggttgaataaaatgaacaagagtctgtcagagtctctttctctgatttcctcctcctgactcagacgtctgactccaaccccccgaccaatcggtggtctgtagtgtgatgatgtcagatacagccgactcagcagcttagaacctcggcagaatagatacagaaaagtatctactctgcaagttagacccctagtgggaaagaaccaaaccgaggtgagtcagctgagtaggtactagtgtaaaagcgtcATTAGAGTGGAACGTAGCAACGGATCTGAGCAACTCTGGGACTGATGTCAACCACCAGAACAACTGGCAAACCCAGACCGACCCAGAGAAACCCTGAAAACCCCGACcgaccctagtggtcggtagaggaactacaggtctggatccagaccctagggcaggggtcggcaacccggctctttagcgccgccctagtgg
This genomic interval from Cololabis saira isolate AMF1-May2022 chromosome 2, fColSai1.1, whole genome shotgun sequence contains the following:
- the cebpg gene encoding CCAAT/enhancer-binding protein gamma, giving the protein MSRPSQRKLTHAADHNGVSVIQSQAHTAASPSSPPAPVAGLQQVPQLVPANPSSAGGGKASPPSKMKKPSADKDSDEYRQRRERNNLAVKKSRMRSKQKALDTQQRVNELKEENERLEAKIKLLSKELSVLKDLFLEHAHNLADNVQPPPAAAEGASPAPNSSTGQ